A single genomic interval of Chrysemys picta bellii isolate R12L10 chromosome 8, ASM1138683v2, whole genome shotgun sequence harbors:
- the TMEM61 gene encoding transmembrane protein 61 isoform X2 — MAASFRYGVTITGAILLVTGTLCFAWWSDGEVGPTSNNDAMAVPHGEAKVVPNSSSSNALLRSVSFFCCGIGGILLLFGLLWSVKANARGMSRHYQYHFSRDLHYFTVEPLDKRTCSAWDANAIPTYEEALNCRPAQSTLDYIPPHGGKEETSPPLYGDLDEDDTWPGCRRRSSSDSVLLRTTPSRRETESQGEPSATPPPSYEDISVRGV, encoded by the exons ATGGCTGCTTCTTTCCGCTATGGAGTGACCATCACTGGAGCTATCCTGCTGGTGACAGGAACACTTTGTTTTGCCTGGTGGAGCGATGGAGAGGTGGGACCCACGTCTAATAACGATGCTATGGCTGTGCCTCACGGAGAAGCCAAAGTGGTGCCGAACTCCTCCTCCTCTAATGCACTGCTCAGGTCTGTCAGCTTCTTCTGCTGTGGCATCGGtggcatcctcctcctctttgggCTTCTGTGGTCGGTGAAAGCAAACGCTCGGGGGATGTCTCGACACTATCAGTACCACTTCTCCAGAGACCTACACTACTTCACCGTGGAACCTCTTGATAAAAGGACGTGCAG TGCCTGGGATGCCAATGCTATCCCCACCTATGAAGAAGCCCTGAACTGCAGGCCTGCTCAAAGTACCCTAGATTATATACCGCCTCATGGCGGGAAGGAGGAGACTTCACCCCCTCTATACGGAGACTTAGATGAGGATGATACGTGGCCAGGTTGCCGCAGACGCAGCTCCTCAGACAGTGTGCTGCTCAGGACCACGCCATCCAGAAGGGAAACAGAGTCACAGGGTGAGCCCAGTGCTACACCACCGCCCAGCTACGAAGACATCAGTGTACGTGGTGTATGA
- the TMEM61 gene encoding transmembrane protein 61 isoform X1 encodes MCYQFPKDRGPQVQASGCRMAASFRYGVTITGAILLVTGTLCFAWWSDGEVGPTSNNDAMAVPHGEAKVVPNSSSSNALLRSVSFFCCGIGGILLLFGLLWSVKANARGMSRHYQYHFSRDLHYFTVEPLDKRTCSAWDANAIPTYEEALNCRPAQSTLDYIPPHGGKEETSPPLYGDLDEDDTWPGCRRRSSSDSVLLRTTPSRRETESQGEPSATPPPSYEDISVRGV; translated from the exons ATGTGTTACCAGTTTCCAAAAGACCGTGGCCCACAAGTTCAG GCCTCTGGCTGTAGAATGGCTGCTTCTTTCCGCTATGGAGTGACCATCACTGGAGCTATCCTGCTGGTGACAGGAACACTTTGTTTTGCCTGGTGGAGCGATGGAGAGGTGGGACCCACGTCTAATAACGATGCTATGGCTGTGCCTCACGGAGAAGCCAAAGTGGTGCCGAACTCCTCCTCCTCTAATGCACTGCTCAGGTCTGTCAGCTTCTTCTGCTGTGGCATCGGtggcatcctcctcctctttgggCTTCTGTGGTCGGTGAAAGCAAACGCTCGGGGGATGTCTCGACACTATCAGTACCACTTCTCCAGAGACCTACACTACTTCACCGTGGAACCTCTTGATAAAAGGACGTGCAG TGCCTGGGATGCCAATGCTATCCCCACCTATGAAGAAGCCCTGAACTGCAGGCCTGCTCAAAGTACCCTAGATTATATACCGCCTCATGGCGGGAAGGAGGAGACTTCACCCCCTCTATACGGAGACTTAGATGAGGATGATACGTGGCCAGGTTGCCGCAGACGCAGCTCCTCAGACAGTGTGCTGCTCAGGACCACGCCATCCAGAAGGGAAACAGAGTCACAGGGTGAGCCCAGTGCTACACCACCGCCCAGCTACGAAGACATCAGTGTACGTGGTGTATGA